The DNA region TGCTTCCATCAGGTCCTGTACCTCCCAACCCTATACAGCTTTTGCAAAACGAGAAAATGGAAGGTATGTTCAACGAACTTAAAAGTATATTTGATTATGTCATTGTAGATACGGCTCCTTCAATGATTTTAGCAGATACATTTTTAATAAGTAAGTATGCTGATGTAACGCTATATCTCTTAAGAGTTGGGCGTACAAAGAGAAAGGTAATGGAATTTGCTCTGGATATCAACAATCAGAAAAAACTCAAAAATATGGGCTTTTTGCTGAATGATGTTAAAATGTTAGATTCTAACTATGGCCATCAATATGGAGTTGAGAATACCAAAAGTAAAATCAAATCAATATTAGGTATTTAGGCTTATGGCATCGATTTTATGAAATCTCATAACAGAAAAGTTTATGGCTTTGTAGGGAAATGTATCTCTATAGAGCCTTTTTTTGGGGAAGATGGGTATGTTAGTAACTGCAGCGATTGGTAATGCTTTTTAGCCACCCATCTTTATTTATCAAGTTTTGGATACCTAAAGAATTTTGATGGAGTTTAAAATTGAATTATAATTCTTTAATTTCTAGAAATAGGGTAGTAATAGTTGGGGCAATACGGGCTACTTATCTAAATAATTAGATTAGATACTAAAGAGTCATTTTATCAAATGTACATTTTTTTAATATGCATTATCTTCTCCCTTTACAACATTATAAACAGTAAGAAATATTATTCTTATATCTAACCAAATACTCCATTTTTCAACGTAAAAGATATCTAGTTTTGTTCTATTTAGAATATCTGATTTTTCCGCAATTTCACCTCGATACCCCTTAATTTGAGCTAGTCCTGTTATACCCGGTTTCACAAAATGCCGTACCAAGTATTTATCTACACTTATCTCGTAATCCATAGTGTGTACCTCCATATGTGGCCTTGGCCCCACAACGCTCATATCGCCCAAAAAGACATTAAAAAATTGAGGTAGTTCATCTATGCTAGTTTTTCTAATAAATTGTCCTACACGGGTTACCCGCATATCTCCTTTAGTGGCCATTTTAGAATTTGCATTTTTAGAAGGACGCATAGATCTAAACTTATAGCACCAAAATACTCGTCTTTTAAGTCCGTGTCTTTTTTGTTTGAAGTAGAGTTTGCCGGGTGATTCTAATTTAATCAATACAAACATTAAGGGTACGAGCCACGAGAGTACCGTAATCATGACAAAAGCAGAAAATACAATATCAAATGACCGTTTAACCACTCTAGCGAACAGTGTGTCCAGGGGTACTCTTCTTAAGTTGAGTACGGGTATGGTTTCGTAGAGTTCTATAAACATACCTCTTGAATAAATCTCTTTGTTATCCGGTATAATCTTTACCCGAATGAGATTGTTGTCAGCAAAATCAATGAGATTGTGAAGTTCTTTCCTATTGAATTTGGAGGCAACCAAATAAATTTCATCAATATTATTTTCTAGAATGTAGAGAAAACAATCAAGTACGGGCCCTAAATAGGTGGGGCTCTTAGATTTTTTATTATTAAAATAGCCCATATAGCGGTACCCAAGTTCAGGGTCGTCAAAGACCTTTCTGATTTTTTTAAGGTTTTTGTCCCTGCCAATAACAACCACTCTAACCGAATTACCGCCCCACAAACGGTATTTTATCCGTAACCAAAAATAGAAGGAACGATATAGGATTAGCGTAGAACAAATTACAAGATAAATCAGCAATTGCTGTTCTAGCGATTCATAAATTCTGCCAGTAATACCGAACAAAGCGAAATAGGCCAAACCATATATCAAATAAAGCTGGACAACCTTATGGATATTTGTAAAAAAACTTTCCTTACGCTTTCTGGTATAATAACCAAGACCATAAGTAACCAGAAGCCAAGAACCATTGTAATGTAGAATATGATAGACGTTAGTATAGGTATCTGGTGTAAGGCAATAGAGCAACCCATTAATTATACATAAATGGATTAAAATTGATATAGGAATTGCCCAGTCTGACCTTTTCGAGTTTATCATTTCTCCAGTTCTTATTACTTAAAATAGGTTGCGGTTGCTTAATTCAATCGTACAATATTCGGAAAAACCACCAGTAATTAGGTAGGGCTTAGTAGGAAGTAATGCAATGGTAACAACGGGATAACAGCAATTTTTCACAGATGATACCATATTCTTAAGAACTAGCTTTAATAAAATATTCTGGAGCATTTGTGGAGTGCTATTTAAGGCGGTAAATATATGCTTTAGTCTCTTATAGGCAAAAAAAAAAGTCGTTGTAGGGTTAGGAATTGCATTGTTAACAACAAGATTATCGGTTTTCAATTAGGAATTCATCTGAATTTTTGGATTGAACAAGTTATTGAAGAAGATACAATCTTAAAACTAAAAAAGGGAACGCACCCCTACGTTCCCTTTATGAAGTTATGTAGTATCTATTTTAAGATGAAATAGACAAAACAACCTACTTATGAGTTACAAAGATGCGTTTGTTCTATTGACGCTATTGATTCAAAAAAATGAAATTTTGACACATTCGATAGTAATGCAAAACCATATCCTCATTTAAAACCTCATTAGTAGACATAAAAAAAGGGAGCGTTCCCCAACGCTCCCTTTCCGAGTTATATCCTACCTATTTCAACGTTGAAATAGGAATTCAACCTACTTATGAGTTACAAATATGCAACCGTTTTTTAGTGGGTATTGATTCAAAAAAAATCAAAATTGATCCAAATGGTTTCTCGTTAATTAATGACGTAGCCTAAAATCCAGTAAAGGATAATAAAAACTACTATAGTTCCTATACACCCACATTTGCCTCCTCCTATTTTTTTAGCGCCCCAACCGGCCAATATCGCTTTTAGTATGTTTTTCATAGGTGTTTGTTTAGGAGGTCTTTAGAGGACCGGATTTATATTTTGTGTTGTAGTCCATCTGTAGTTTTTGGACGGTACTGTTCATGTCTTCGGCCTGGGATTGCAACAGCGCATTCGTGGTCTTTGGCATTCCGCTAAAGGCTAAAAGGCTTTGATACAGTAAAACTAGCGCTTGTTCCTTATCGGTAATCAAGACATTGATCTGTGCTTCCGTTAGATTTTCTTCTAAGTGCTGTCTTTCCAGAGGAGCAAAAATAGGTTGGTCCGTTGTGAAAGGTTCAATAATTTTTCGTTCCGTTACGGCACGGTATTCGTCCGTTAGAATTTTGGTGAAATCCCCTTGTTCAAAATGGCGTTTTTTAAAATAAGCCTGATAGGTAGGGTAGCGGTCCGATTGTATTAAAGTGCCATACACCTTTTCTGCGGCCACCATTTCCGTTATCAGTCTATGTAATTCGTTTTTCCAAGTACTGCGTTCTTTTTTCATTTTTTCAGATTTTTAAATTAACATCATGCTTCATTAAATCAACCGAAAGCTGACTCTACGGCGCCTCCATCAATACGTACATTGGTTCCGTTTACAAAACTGGCATGCTCGGAGCACAGGAATGCAACTACGGAAGCTACTTCTTCCGGTTTTCCTCTACGTTCCATGGCAATATGCGGTCTTTTGTTTTTTACAAACCACTCTACGGCCTCTTTTACGGAAATGTCCTTCTCTTTGGCAAGTTTTTCCATCATGGCATCCGTCATAGGGGTTTCTATATAGGCCGGTGAAACACAATTGAATAAAATGTTCTCTTTGGAGTACGAGCGGGACAAGCATTTGGAAAGGTTGACAATAGCCGCCTTACACGCGTTATATGGACTCTCCTCTACGTACGGTTGGAAGGCATTTTCACTGGCCACCATAATCATACGGCCCCATTTTAGTTTTTGCATTTGCGGGATGAAAGCACGAGCAATGCGAACAGCACCCATAAGGTCAACTTCTATAGTATTCATCCAATCGTCATCGGTGAGTTTTAAAAAATCGTCCGAGGCTCCAGTGACACCGGCGGAATGAAAAATGATATGTGCACCACCAAACTCCGTTTCTATTTTTTTTGCCAAGTCCAACACGGCTTGGTTTTTAGAAACATCAGCAGCTACGCCCATTACCTTGGCCCCATCTTTTGCCTCCGCTTCAATTTGTTGTACGGCATCGGCCAGTTTTTCGCCATTGTCCTTATCGGAAATCACGACATTCACACCTTCTCGTGCTAAAAACTTAGCAGTTTCTATACCTAGTCCGGAATCGCCTCCGGTTATAAGAGCTGTTTTTCCTTTTATCTTTAAATCCATTGTGTTTTTTTTGATTCGTAATTTTTTAATTTGATGTTTGTCTTATCCGTTGGTCGTAAACCCTGGATAACAAGTCATTCCCCCATCTACAAAAATGGTTGTTCCATTAATGTATTCAGATTCGTCCGATGCCAACCAACTGGCCACACTTCCAATATCTTCGGGTAGACCAATACGTTTGTACGGTATCAATTTCAACATATCTTCTTTGCCTTGTTCCGTACTCCAAACGTCTTTATTGATATCGGTTTTAATGGCCCCTGGTGCAATACTGTTGCATCGTACTTTATGTGGGGCATAAGCTTGACAAATACTTTCCATCAACATTAATAGTCCGCCTTTTGAAGCTGCGTAATTGGCATGTCCCGCCCAAGGTATTTCTTCATGTACCGAGCTCATGTGGATTATTTTTCCCAAGGAGTTGGACACTTCTTTTCGCATTCCCCGTCTTAAAAATTCATTTAGGGCCTCTTTGGCACATAGGAACTGCCCGGTAAGATTTACATCGATCACTTTTTTCCAGGCATCCAATGGCATTTCATGAAGAGGGTGGTCTATTTGTAAACCTGCGTTAGCCACACAAACATCTACAGTGCCAAAATGTGAAATTGTTTTTCGGAACAGGTCTTTTACCTCTTCTTCCTTACTTACATCACATTTTAGAACAATGGCCTCGCCGCAACTGGAATTTTTGTTGATCCAATCTGCTACTTCTTCCGCCTCTTCTTTAGAGCTTCTATAATTGACCACAATATTGGCGCCTTCGGTTCCCATGGCTTTTGCTACGGCTGCTCCAATACCACCGCTTGACCCGGTTATGATACAGGTTTGGTTTTCGAGTCTTTTATTTGGTTTTTGCATGTCTTACGGATTAGATCATAAAATTACGCTTAGAGGTGCAGCCGGGATTGCCCAATACATAAAATTGATAGCTCAATGCAATTGGTGTTCAAAGCGATTATAGCAAGAGTTTTCGGTTTTGTTTTTACGGCATAAATTTTAGGTATTAAGCCTATTTACGCCATCTGTTAGTTGTTATTTTGGGGACAGGGCAGTTCATAAAATTGCCCGTTTATTAAAGAAGAATTAAAAAATATAAATATGATAAAGCCGAAAACGGAAGTACCTGATATTGAACTACCACTTATTAACGATACCCAGTGGAGCTTGTCCGCTCAAAAAAGCAAATCCTTTACGGTCCTTGTTTTTTATAGGGGGTTACATTGTCCTATATGTAAGAACTACCTAGAGGCGCTAGCTAAAAAATTAAAAGATTTTTCAGATAGGGGCGCACATGTTATAGCAATTAGCAGTGACAGTGAGGAACGTGCTAAAAAATCAGGTAAGGAATGGGATGTTCCAGAATTGCCTATTGCCTATGGGTTGCCAATTGAAGAAGCACGGAATTGGGGATTGTTTGTTTCCGAGGCCGTTAAGGATTCGGAACCTGATACGTTTTCGGAGCCAGGAGTTTTTCTGGTGAGACCGGATAAAACTTTATACGCCAGTGCGATACAGACTATGCCGTTTGCGCGTCCTGATTGGAAGGATATACTAAATGCTATAGATTATATAGAAAAGAACGATTATCCTGCAAGAGGAGGTGAATAAATAGAGGTTATAGTTAACCTGTTTCCAATTGAATTAAAAGTTTGGTCTCAAAACAATTAGAGATTGGCCTTATGGCCTGTTCTGTTAGTTGTATTGAAAGGTATTTCGTATATTTAAAGGAGAGGGTACGCACGATTCTTAGAGCGAAATATGAACTAAATGAACAGGATTATGGAATTACATTATAAAATTTATAGGAAGGTAAAAATATATTTTAACAAGGTGCATGGCGCTTTGCCCCATCTTGAAACTTTAAAGGAGAGGCCCAATTTATCTTATGGCACGGCCATGGTGGTGTCAAGAATTGAGGAAATGGAACTGATGCAAGCGCAATTGGTAAGTTTCTTTTTGGATCCGTCTTTAAAACTACCTTATATGCCTTCTTCCCGCTGTTTGGCCTTGACCAATTGGTATGCCAATGACACACTAGTTTCTTGTGGGAATTTAAATTCCTTTTACGCGGAGTTAACCAAGGAAGATGAAAAGGTGCTACGGGAAGCAGGTTATATTATTGCCGATTCACTTTTGCCTTCCAAATTGAGAACTGTGTTTGAAGAACATAGGGATAGACTTAAAAATTTGAGGCTTACTAAAGAGTCGCTGATAGAATAATACATGCAAGAATATACAGGATTGAAATATGAAAGAATAGGTAATGGAAAAAGGACTATCGTCTTTGTGCATTACTTTGGTGGCGATGCCGGAAGCTGGTCGTGGTTGGCAAAGCGATTAGGGAAAAAGTATACCTGTATCATGCTCAATCTACCTGGTTTTGGAGGAACGAAACCGCTAGCGGAACCGTCCATTTACGGGATGGCCCAATATATAAATGTGTGTATAGAAGAGTTGAAATTGAAAGACTACATCTTATGTGGCCATTCTATGGGTGCTAAACTGGTACTCTACGCAGCCCAAATAAAGAATGCGAACTTGCCCAAAAAGATACTATTAATTGCACCATCGCCCCCTACCATAGAAAATATGAGCAATGATGAGCGCAAACGAATGCTAAACCACCCTAATAGGGATGAAGCGGCAAATACGGTTCATGGTGCCAAGCAAAAGAAAATGGGGAAGAAAAGATTATTGTACGCCGTAAACTCTCAATTACGAATAGAGGAGGAGACTTGGAAATGGTGGCTTCACACGGGTATGAACAACAATATTGCGGAACGTATTAAAGGACTTGATATTCCAACGGATGTTATTTTTTCCAATGATGACCCGGTGATTTCTACAGAGGTAATTTATAACGAAGTGCTCCCGTATATTGCGAATCCATCTACCGTGGCTTTGAGCAAGGTAGGGCATCTAATCCCCATGGAAATGCCACGACGATTGGCAAGAATCATCAAAAAACTCCATAAATAGAAGATTTTCAATTTTATTGGATGTCGCAGTTTGATACTACTGATTGCGGAAAAAGACAACTTCAGAAGCAAATAAGTTAATATATCATTGTTAAAAGCGTAAAAATCATGCGCTTATTACTGACCTTTGCCGAGCATGCAAAAGGAGAAGAAGAAAAATAGGTGGTTACGGCGCTTAGGGCGGGTGTTCTTGGTATTGCTGTTCTTGTTTTTTGGGTTAGTACTTTTTATCCGTAGCCAATGGGGGCAAGATATTATTGTGGGTAAACTTACCGACTACGTTGCTCAAAAGACCAATACCAAAGTAGAGATAGACCGTTTGTTCCTAACGTTTACCGGAAATGTATTTTTGGAAGGCCTGTATTTGGAAGATACCAAAGGAGATACTTTGGTGTATTCAAAAAACTTGGAGGTCAATTTGCCATTAACTCCTTTGATTTTCGGCAATGAACTCAATTTAAAATCCGCCACATGGGAAGGATTGCAAGCCCACATCACTAGAGCCGAATCTTCTGAAGATTTTAACTTTACTTTTCTCGTAGATGCATTTGCCACAGCGGATACTACCACTACCACAACTGGCGACCCCATGCAAATCAGTATTGGGGAATTAGACTTTAAAGATTTTAACCTGGTTTACGATGACCAATTTTTGGGCATTGATAGTCGCATTCAATTGGGGGAATTGATTTTGGATGCCGATGAAACCGATTTGGAAAATTTACGATTTGAGCTCGATGAACTGGAGCTCTCAAATACCAATATCCAGTACAAACAAACAAAACCTTTTACAACCGAGGATACTACACAGACAACATTGCCATTTTTGGCGGTAGACCGTCTTCAGTTTAAAAATGTAAAAGCCGATTATAGTTCCGTTCCAGATTCTATTAGTGCGAAATTTAACGTACAGGATTTTGAGCTGGAATTACCAAAAGCCGATTTGGCTACCAATGATATAGCTGTAGATAGAATAGCGTTAAAAGGCTCGTCCGTTTCTTTACAATTGCCTGCTGCTACAACAACGGATTCTACAGTAACAAACAGTTCCAATGCCGGTTTTGAATGGCCAAATTTTAAAGTGCGTTTGGATGAGGTAGATTTTACGGGCAATACCCTGGCCTATTCTATGGGTGACGCCAAATCCGAAGAAGGAAAAATAAACCCGAATGCTTTAGCATTTTCCAATTTCCAGCTTCAGGCGAATGGTATCGCCTACCAACCCCAAAAGTTGGAAATGGACCTTGGCTCTTTCTCCTTTTCGGAAGCAAGCGGAATTACTTTGAAGGACTTGACGTTCAATGCAAATATTGATGAGACCTCGGCTGCTTTGAAGAATTTGCAATTGCGTGTGAACGAAAGTACGTTGGGAGGGCAAATGACAATGAATTACCCGTCTGTAGAAGAATTAATGGATACGCCAGAGCGGACGCAAGTAGATATGAAGCTTCAAGATGTGTTTTTGAACTTAAAAGATGTATTTACGCTACAACCGGAACTTGCTGAGAATGTTTATTTACAGTCGGCTATGCAACATCCCGTGGAGGGAAATATTACGGCGGAGGGCACTTTAAAGAAAATCGATTTAAAAAATATGCAATTGAATTGGGGTGAAACAACCCGGTTCGTAGCCCAGGGAAATGTTCAAAATGTAACACAACCGGATTCGCTCTATTTTAACTTTGATACCATTCATCTGAATACCGTAAAAGAGGATATTGCACAATTTGTTTCGGAACAAGAGTTGGGTATTTCGCTTCCCAAAACTGTAACTATTAGTGCCGCGGCAACCGGAAAAATAGATGATTTGACGGCGGAGGCAAGCTTGGAAATTCCTGAAGGAACTATTGCTGTGAATGGTAACTACCAAGATATTCAAGAGATGCGGTTTGATGGAAATGTAAAGGTAGATAGCCTACAACTGAACAAACTTTTGAATAACCCGGAATTGGGTGGTGTTTCCTTTACGATGGATGTTTCTGGTGGCGGAACAGTGAACCATCTGGATGCAAAATTGAAAACAGATTTTACGCAGTTGACATTGAGTAATTATGATTTTTCGGATTTAAAACTGGAAGGTGAGATTAACAATGGAAAAGGGGGAATTGACTTGGCCTTTAAGGACGAGAACCTCAATTTTTCAGCAAAAAGTAAAGTGGCCTTGGATTCCGTTAATTCAACAATGGACTTGAATTTAAACGTTATTGGGGCTGATTTGTATGCCTTAGGGGTTACCACAGAAAGTATTAAAACGGGACTGCAGCTAGATGCTACATTTAAGGGAAATGCCGAGGCGTATCATATAGATGCACAAATTGAAAATGGAATAGCGGTCTATGATAATGAGCAATACCAAATGGGGCCTGTCAGTTTAAAATCTTTTATTGATGCAACTCGTACGGATGTTTCGGTTGATAGCGATTTTTTGATTGCCGATTTAAAATCCAATGCTTCGCCAAAAGGATTGAGCGATGTATTAACACATCAATTTGAAAACTATTTTAAAGACTCCATTGCAGAGACTACGGTAGATTCGGTTCAGGTGAAAATGAACGTAAAACTATCGCCAACGCCCTTTCTTACGGAAGTTTTTTTACGAGATGTGGATCGCTTGGATTCGGTTTTGATAGATGCCGATTTTAATGCCCTTACCAAAAAGCTAAATGCCAATGTACGTGTGCCTTCCGTGTCGTACCAAGGGAGCTCTGTTGATAGTCTCAATGCACAGGTTACTGGTAATGCCACCAATCTTAGTTTTAACGCAGGTTTTGCAGCTCTCGTGTCGGACCCCATCCACATTAAGAAAACCTTCGTAAAGGGCGACTTAAAAAACAAAAAGTTATTTCTGGACTTTGTGGCTATGGACGATAGCGAGGCTATTGCACAGATTTCGTCCCAATTGACACTTGCAAAAGATACCACGCTCATTCGTATTGAGCCTTCTAATTTGGTATTGAACAAAGGGAAATGGTCTGTGCCTGAAGATAATCAGATTGCCGTTAGTGATAAATTATTGCAGTTTAGAAATGTAAACTTCACCCGAAATGACCAGTCGTTGACCCTTAGCGATCAATTGCCCAACCAAGAAGAGGAGCATATTGGTATTCACTTCGATAATTTTAAGCTCCAAACTTTTTTAAGTCTTTTGAACCCTGATGAAACCCTGGCCTCCGGTATGGTAAAGGGCGATTTGATCATAGAGAATCCGTTTGGTGCGACAGGCCTTGTTGCCGATTTTAAAATCAATTCCTTGGAAGCATTTGAAAGTCCTTTGGGCAACCTGACGCTACAGGCCAATTCTACAGGGAATGCGGCTTATGATTTTAACCTCGCCTTAAAGGAAGGAGGGGCAGATTTGGATTTAAAAGGCGATTACGCCGCTGCCGAAAGCGGGGCAAAATTGAACTTGGATTTGGACCTGAACCGCATAGAACTGAAAACATTGGAGGGCTTTGCCCAAGGCGCAATCAAAGATAGCCACGGTGCGTTTTCCGGGAAAATAAATGTCTCGGGAACTACAGCTTCACCTGAGTATGATGGGGTTTTGAATTTTTCCGAAGTGGATTTTAATGTTTCGGAATTGAATTCGGTGTTTAAAATAACCGACGAAAAACTAAAACTGGACACGGAAGGCGTCTATTTTGATGATTTTCAGATTGCCGACGCGGATGGCAGCGATTTTACGGTACAGGGAGCGGTCCTAACTGAGGACTTGTTGAATCCAGCTTTTGATCTACAGTTGGATGCAGAGAATTTTAGAGTGCTGAATTCTACAAAAGAGGACAATGAACTGTATTACGGTGTAGCCAGTTTGGATGCGGATATAAAGTTACAAGGTGATTTAGAGCTGCCAGAGGTGAGTGGCAAACTCCGTGTTCGGAAGGTAACGGATATTACTTATGTAGTTCCGGAATCTCAATTGGATGTTGAGGAGCGCGATGGCGTAGTACTTTTTGTGAACAGAGAGAATCCGGATGCTATTATAACACGAAACGATCAGGAAGAGACACCTGCATTTTTTCAGGGAATGGACGTAAGAACCGTTTTGGAAATAGCGGAAGATGCCGATTTTCATGTGATTATAGACGAGCGAACGGGAGATAATCTGGCCATTTCTGGGGATGCTGCGCTCAATCTTAATATTGAGCCTAATGGCAGAATAAGTCTTTCGGGCCGATATGAACTGAAATCCGGGCATTATGAGACCAGCCTTTATAATCTTGTAAAACGACGGTTTGAGATAAACCCGGGAAGTACCATTATATGGCAAGGAGACCCCACGGATGCTAAATTAGATGTAACAGCGGTCTATAATATAGAAACGTCCGTAGAGCCCCTCATGTCTACCGTAACATCTGGAGAAGATATTAGTGTGAGTTCAAAATATAGGGAAGTGCTACCGTTTTTGGTGTATTTGAATGTAGATGGAGAACTCTTGCAACCCGAGCTATCTTTTGGTCTGGACATGCCGGAAGACGAGCAAGGGGCCCTAAGTGGAGCCGTTTA from Zobellia alginiliquefaciens includes:
- a CDS encoding exopolysaccharide biosynthesis polyprenyl glycosylphosphotransferase, with the translated sequence MINSKRSDWAIPISILIHLCIINGLLYCLTPDTYTNVYHILHYNGSWLLVTYGLGYYTRKRKESFFTNIHKVVQLYLIYGLAYFALFGITGRIYESLEQQLLIYLVICSTLILYRSFYFWLRIKYRLWGGNSVRVVVIGRDKNLKKIRKVFDDPELGYRYMGYFNNKKSKSPTYLGPVLDCFLYILENNIDEIYLVASKFNRKELHNLIDFADNNLIRVKIIPDNKEIYSRGMFIELYETIPVLNLRRVPLDTLFARVVKRSFDIVFSAFVMITVLSWLVPLMFVLIKLESPGKLYFKQKRHGLKRRVFWCYKFRSMRPSKNANSKMATKGDMRVTRVGQFIRKTSIDELPQFFNVFLGDMSVVGPRPHMEVHTMDYEISVDKYLVRHFVKPGITGLAQIKGYRGEIAEKSDILNRTKLDIFYVEKWSIWLDIRIIFLTVYNVVKGEDNAY
- a CDS encoding SDR family NAD(P)-dependent oxidoreductase, with protein sequence MDLKIKGKTALITGGDSGLGIETAKFLAREGVNVVISDKDNGEKLADAVQQIEAEAKDGAKVMGVAADVSKNQAVLDLAKKIETEFGGAHIIFHSAGVTGASDDFLKLTDDDWMNTIEVDLMGAVRIARAFIPQMQKLKWGRMIMVASENAFQPYVEESPYNACKAAIVNLSKCLSRSYSKENILFNCVSPAYIETPMTDAMMEKLAKEKDISVKEAVEWFVKNKRPHIAMERRGKPEEVASVVAFLCSEHASFVNGTNVRIDGGAVESAFG
- a CDS encoding SDR family oxidoreductase; amino-acid sequence: MQKPNKRLENQTCIITGSSGGIGAAVAKAMGTEGANIVVNYRSSKEEAEEVADWINKNSSCGEAIVLKCDVSKEEEVKDLFRKTISHFGTVDVCVANAGLQIDHPLHEMPLDAWKKVIDVNLTGQFLCAKEALNEFLRRGMRKEVSNSLGKIIHMSSVHEEIPWAGHANYAASKGGLLMLMESICQAYAPHKVRCNSIAPGAIKTDINKDVWSTEQGKEDMLKLIPYKRIGLPEDIGSVASWLASDESEYINGTTIFVDGGMTCYPGFTTNG
- a CDS encoding peroxiredoxin-like family protein yields the protein MIKPKTEVPDIELPLINDTQWSLSAQKSKSFTVLVFYRGLHCPICKNYLEALAKKLKDFSDRGAHVIAISSDSEERAKKSGKEWDVPELPIAYGLPIEEARNWGLFVSEAVKDSEPDTFSEPGVFLVRPDKTLYASAIQTMPFARPDWKDILNAIDYIEKNDYPARGGE
- a CDS encoding alpha/beta fold hydrolase, giving the protein MQEYTGLKYERIGNGKRTIVFVHYFGGDAGSWSWLAKRLGKKYTCIMLNLPGFGGTKPLAEPSIYGMAQYINVCIEELKLKDYILCGHSMGAKLVLYAAQIKNANLPKKILLIAPSPPTIENMSNDERKRMLNHPNRDEAANTVHGAKQKKMGKKRLLYAVNSQLRIEEETWKWWLHTGMNNNIAERIKGLDIPTDVIFSNDDPVISTEVIYNEVLPYIANPSTVALSKVGHLIPMEMPRRLARIIKKLHK
- a CDS encoding translocation/assembly module TamB domain-containing protein, whose amino-acid sequence is MQKEKKKNRWLRRLGRVFLVLLFLFFGLVLFIRSQWGQDIIVGKLTDYVAQKTNTKVEIDRLFLTFTGNVFLEGLYLEDTKGDTLVYSKNLEVNLPLTPLIFGNELNLKSATWEGLQAHITRAESSEDFNFTFLVDAFATADTTTTTTGDPMQISIGELDFKDFNLVYDDQFLGIDSRIQLGELILDADETDLENLRFELDELELSNTNIQYKQTKPFTTEDTTQTTLPFLAVDRLQFKNVKADYSSVPDSISAKFNVQDFELELPKADLATNDIAVDRIALKGSSVSLQLPAATTTDSTVTNSSNAGFEWPNFKVRLDEVDFTGNTLAYSMGDAKSEEGKINPNALAFSNFQLQANGIAYQPQKLEMDLGSFSFSEASGITLKDLTFNANIDETSAALKNLQLRVNESTLGGQMTMNYPSVEELMDTPERTQVDMKLQDVFLNLKDVFTLQPELAENVYLQSAMQHPVEGNITAEGTLKKIDLKNMQLNWGETTRFVAQGNVQNVTQPDSLYFNFDTIHLNTVKEDIAQFVSEQELGISLPKTVTISAAATGKIDDLTAEASLEIPEGTIAVNGNYQDIQEMRFDGNVKVDSLQLNKLLNNPELGGVSFTMDVSGGGTVNHLDAKLKTDFTQLTLSNYDFSDLKLEGEINNGKGGIDLAFKDENLNFSAKSKVALDSVNSTMDLNLNVIGADLYALGVTTESIKTGLQLDATFKGNAEAYHIDAQIENGIAVYDNEQYQMGPVSLKSFIDATRTDVSVDSDFLIADLKSNASPKGLSDVLTHQFENYFKDSIAETTVDSVQVKMNVKLSPTPFLTEVFLRDVDRLDSVLIDADFNALTKKLNANVRVPSVSYQGSSVDSLNAQVTGNATNLSFNAGFAALVSDPIHIKKTFVKGDLKNKKLFLDFVAMDDSEAIAQISSQLTLAKDTTLIRIEPSNLVLNKGKWSVPEDNQIAVSDKLLQFRNVNFTRNDQSLTLSDQLPNQEEEHIGIHFDNFKLQTFLSLLNPDETLASGMVKGDLIIENPFGATGLVADFKINSLEAFESPLGNLTLQANSTGNAAYDFNLALKEGGADLDLKGDYAAAESGAKLNLDLDLNRIELKTLEGFAQGAIKDSHGAFSGKINVSGTTASPEYDGVLNFSEVDFNVSELNSVFKITDEKLKLDTEGVYFDDFQIADADGSDFTVQGAVLTEDLLNPAFDLQLDAENFRVLNSTKEDNELYYGVASLDADIKLQGDLELPEVSGKLRVRKVTDITYVVPESQLDVEERDGVVLFVNRENPDAIITRNDQEETPAFFQGMDVRTVLEIAEDADFHVIIDERTGDNLAISGDAALNLNIEPNGRISLSGRYELKSGHYETSLYNLVKRRFEINPGSTIIWQGDPTDAKLDVTAVYNIETSVEPLMSTVTSGEDISVSSKYREVLPFLVYLNVDGELLQPELSFGLDMPEDEQGALSGAVYGRVQQLNGQEAELNKQVFSLLALNRFYPDSGSDGSSGGTAALARDNVNKVLSGELNAFSDKVFGNTGVEVDFDLDSFTDYQGDTPQDRTQLNINAKKKLFDDRLVVTAGSAVDVEGSAQSGQEETPIIGNVSLEYLLTKDGRYRLRGFRKSEYENIIDGQLIVTGMAVIFNREFNKFSQLFNPIKKEAEEKKAETDAGQKEEMPNQEE